A stretch of Oncorhynchus gorbuscha isolate QuinsamMale2020 ecotype Even-year linkage group LG24, OgorEven_v1.0, whole genome shotgun sequence DNA encodes these proteins:
- the LOC124012264 gene encoding cation channel sperm-associated protein 4-like, whose product MGALLENFLFKLLIIVMIVSNCIIMAFQTDAIIAKKYDIAFSICEHIILTVFIWEILVKWYYGFNIFWKNGWNVLDCLVTLALMLGPLIFPQGGDSLLKVIRVLRVIRSIRGFASMQGMAMMVTVIMQSIPDMANIFFLLLIIMLVFAVFGVTLFSAAVPSAFGDLFSALYTLFICITQDGWMDIYREFKADEGLMYGASLYFFIFLTGGAFIFANLLVAVVTTNLEISMPDYDEKNSNECSPAALIPEDTGGLAEQSTIHVEEVVTKSNMTRRQKPWKASCLENLTMDTFEELALVTAAMQKNMAAYREIRQELDSIVEEVHSLSFNVKQEQEVMMRNHMAATLQDNLLNNDIATGRTGDILSTLITLEKAHVIDSNTASAHLFQKGNMRHTAMRLSMDSPMYYQSTSTHMDAGHSNTPSTHHNTG is encoded by the exons ATGGGTGCGCTGCTGGAGAACTTCCTGTTCAAATTACTCATCATCGTCATGATTGTCAGCAACTGCATCATTATGGCCTTCCAAACTGATGCTATCATTGCCAAG AAGTATGACATTGCGTTCAGCATCTGTGAGCATATTATCCTCACCGTCTTCATCTGGGAGATCCTGGTCAAGTGGTACTACGGCTTCAACATCTTCTGGAAG AATGGCTGGAATGTCCTGGACTGTTTGGTCACTCTGGCTCTGATGCTTGGACCCCTGATCTTTCCCCAGGGTGGGGACAGTTTACTAAAGGTCATCAG ggtgTTGAGGGTAATCCGTAGTATCAGGGGTTTTGCCTCCATGCAGGGTATGGCTATGATGGTCACCGTCATTATGCAGTCCATTCCAGACATGGCCAacatcttcttcctcctcctcatcatcatgcTT gtgtttgcGGTGTTCGGCGTGACCCTGTTCAGTGCTGCTGTCCCATCAGCCTTTGGGGACCTGTTCTCAGCCCTCTACACCCTCTTCATCTGCATCACCCAGGACGGATGGATGGACATCTACAGGGAGTTTAAGGC TGATGAGGGGCTGATGTACGGAGCTTCTCTCTACTTTTTCATCTTCCTCACTGGTGGAGCCTTCATCTTCGCCAACCTTCTCGTTGCCGTGGTAACCACCAACCTTGAGATCTCCATGCCCGACTATGATGAAAAGAATTCGAACGAGTGTTCGCCGGCGGCG CTGATTCCAGAGGACACAGGAGGCTTGGCGGAACAGAGCACCATCCACGTGGAGGAGGTGGTGACCAAGTCCAACATGACCCGGCGCCAGAAGCCCTGGAAGGCGAGCTGTCTAGAGAACCTGACCATGGACACCTTCGAGGAGCTGGCCCTTGTCACAGCTGCTATGCagaagaatatggctgcctacaGGGAGATAAGACAAGAGCTGGACAG TATAGTGGAGGAGGTGCACAGCCTGTCCTTCAACGTAAAGCAAGAGCAGGAGGTGATGATGAGGAACCATATGGCTGCAACCCTCCAGGACAACCTATTGAATAATGATATCGCCACAGGCCGCACCGGAGACATACTGTCCACCCTCATCACCCTGGAGAAG GCTCATGTCATAGACTCGAACACAGCATCTGCTCACCTGTTCCAGAAGGGGAACATGCGTCACACAGCCATGAGGCTGTCCATGGACAGCCCGATGTACTACCAGTCTACTTCTACACATATGGATGCGGGACACAGTAACACTCCCagcacacaccacaacacaggcTGA
- the LOC124012527 gene encoding GATA zinc finger domain-containing protein 1 has product MPLGLKPCCAVCKTNSSSMWKKGNQGEILCNNCTGKSTSSGASGPSVSSNTLQNNGGGKQSKQEIHRRSARLRSTKYKAPASEKKVSTKGKGRRHIFKLKNPIKAPESVSTIITSESVFYKGVYYQMGDVIKVTDEDDGRPYYAQIRGFIQDQYCERSAALTWLIPTQASPKDLFDPATYIVGPEEDLPRKMEYLEFVCHAPSEYFKSRSCPYPTIPIRPEKGYIWTHIGPTPAIAIKESFGNCN; this is encoded by the exons ATGCCTCTGGGTTTGAAACCATGTTGCGCTGTCTGCAAAACAAACTCATCGTctatgtggaaaaagggaaaccAAGGAGAGATCCTATGCAATAACTGCACGGGGAAGAGCACCAGCAGTGGAGCATCTGGACCCTCGGTGTCCTCCAACACACTACAGAATAATGGCGGGGGCAAGCAG TCTAAACAAGAGATCCACAGGAGATCAGCACGGTTGAGGAGCACAAAGTACAAAGCCCCAGCCTCTGAAAAAAAGGTGTCTACCAAAGGAAAAGGCAGAAGACACATATTCAAACTAAAAAAT CCAATCAAAGCACCAGAATCTGTTTCCACAATCATCACATCAGAATCAGTCTTTTATAAG GGTGTGTATTATCAGATGGGAGACGTCATCAAAGTGACAGACGAGGATGATGGGAGGCCGTACTATGCACAGATCAGAGGTTTCATCCAGGACCAGTACTGTGAGAGGAGTGCCGCGTTGACTTGGTTGATACCAACCCAGGCCAGTCCTAAGGACCTGTTTGATCCAGCCACTTACATTGTTG GTCCAGAGGAGGATCTACCCAGGAAGATGGAGTACTTGGAGTTTGTGTGCCACGCCCCCTCGGAGTACTTCAAGTCCAGGAGCTGCCCCTATCCCACCATTCCTATCCGTCCAGAGAAAGGCTACATCTGGACCCATATTGGACCCACGCCGGCCATCGCTATCAAAGAATCATTTGGCAACTGCAATTAG